One segment of Carya illinoinensis cultivar Pawnee chromosome 13, C.illinoinensisPawnee_v1, whole genome shotgun sequence DNA contains the following:
- the LOC122291682 gene encoding disease resistance protein RUN1-like isoform X1 — MEGQTAPTRGSSLKRKLDPGFQNQNNHQKVLVIGDHMSKDVLSSTKPCSNHWDYEVFLSFRGADTRKNFTDHLYFALVRTGIRTFCDDYELPRGENISKELINGIHRSRISLVIFSKDYASSSWCLDELVQILHCKRTMNHIFIPIFYHVNPSDMRKQSGTFAETFTRLEERFQEDMERVQRWRAAFTEAADCSGFDLQSDANGYEASFIGKIVEQVLYKLNPIRLNVVRHPVGIDFHVEELKNLLQLGTSTTTELLIMGMYGMGGIGKTTLAKAVYNHICDGFEGSSCLLNVREVSEQSNGLIQLQEQLLFDILKVKILLIGNVDKGISLIKQRLHRKRVLVVLDDVDRLDQIHALAKNGEWLFGPGSRVIITTRDEHLLVKLGVNYSYKVENMNHSDSLELFSWHAFNMPHPEENFREISIAAVDYVGGLPLGLEVLGSDLRGRSIIKWKSTLEKFRKSPNAQIQKILGISFESLDHTTREVFLDIACFFTGANIEYVLKILEECGFFPDIAINILVQRSLVKIDYPNLRMHDLIGDMGREIVRQESRHPGKRSRLWSHGDVLKVLKNYTGSEVLEGLSLKPPIHDQDQVISLESKAFANMKNLRLLQIKGVKNLKLEGCVEHLSKELRWICWHSCPLRFLPPRLHLENLVVLDMQYSKIKQVWKLENNILNKLKVLNLSFCEDLTKSPNFLQVPNLEELILEGCTGLVELHDSIGYLKGLVLLNLNGCNSLMSLPESISNLKSLKIFHMGRCFNMWNFADRTTINVPNRSWNLRNFLRASLHVFRSLVKIGLSNSNFLEDDFPINFGDLSSLQDLDLSVNNFRDLPHSICHLPKLARLNLAESRSIRSISTLPANLRILFAFGCESLERISISESRLDALVLANCYKLVDIQGFENLGFTIAVSLEGCFKQEEDIDFVKSLLELQWKWPSMIERRQIYMYGDEIPNWFSHKRKGSSISFRIPLLSDQDGVINGLVFGVVCTNKNSLHAWYGEISVVFHNKTKGHKQVIDRIFYYKIGSVDHLLLLQVGVGGGSKIPYGQEMTNGEEIEVSFEFECSQALEYFGVKECGVHFLIIQREEEAGSMVMYSEKKKKMMEDDLMQDSPVTKFTRHRPHNRPVVWEYDGIFAFVSYIERNTSTLALVLDPLEKLPRDKPRHTH; from the exons ATGGAGGGCCAAACCGCCCCAACGAGAGGAAGCAGCTTGAAGCGTAAGCTGGATCCAGGAttccaaaaccaaaacaacCATCAAAAGGTTCTCGTTATCGGAGACCATATGAGCAAAGATG tGCTATCATCTACCAAACCTTGTTCGAACCATTGGGATTACGAGGTTTTCCTAAGTTTTAGAGGTGCAGACACTCGTAAGAATTTTACCGATCACCTCTATTTTGCCTTGGTGCGAACTGGAATTCGGACATTTTGTGATGATTATGAGCTTCCAAGAGGGGAGAATATATCCAAGGAACTAATCAATGGGATCCATCGGTCAAGAATTTCCCTCGTAATTTTCTCCAAAGATTATGCCTCTTCTAGTTGGTGCCTCGATGAGCTTGTTCAGATCCTTCATTGTAAAAGAACCATGAACCACATTTTTATCccaatattttatcatgtaaATCCCTCTGATATGCGAAAGCAATCTGGGACTTTTGCCGAAACATTTACTAGACTTGAAGAGAGATTTCAGGAAGATATGGAAAGGGTGCAACGATGGAGAGCAGCATTCACTGAAGCTGCGGATTGTTCTGGCTTCGACCTCCAGAGCGATGCGAATGG GTATGAAGCAAGTTTCATTGGGAAGATTGTTGAACAAGTTTTGTATAAATTGAACCCCATTCGCTTGAATGTTGTCAGGCACCCAGTAGGAATAGATTTTCATGTCGAGGAGCTGAAAAATTTATTACAACTAGGAACAAGTACTACTACTGAACTTCTCATCATGGGTATGTATGGGATGGGTGGAATTGGTAAGACAACCTTAGCTAAAGCTGTCTATAACCATATATGCGACGGTTTTGAAGGAAGTAGTTGTCTTTTAAATGTTAGAGAAGTTTCAGAACAATCCAATGGTCTAATTCAGTTACAAGAACAACTTCTTTTTGATATCTTGAAAGTGAAAATCTTGCTGATTGGTAATGTTGACAAAGGAATCAGTTTGATTAAACAAAGACTTCACCGAAAAAGAGTTCTTGTtgttcttgatgatgtggatcGGCTCGATCAAATACATGCGTTAGCCAAAAATGGTGAATGGCTTTTTGGTCCTGGAAGTAGAGTCATTATAACAACTAGAGATGAACATTTGCTGGTTAAACTAGGAGTAAATTACTCCTACAAAGTTGAAAATATGAATCATTCGGATTCTCTTGAGCTTTTTAGTTGGCATGCCTTCAACATGCCCCATCCAGAAGAAAACTTTCGTGAGATTTCCATTGCTGCAGTGGATTATGTTGGCGGGCTTCCATTAGGACTAGAAGTTTTGGGTTCTGATCTGCGGGGAAGAAGCATTATTAAATGGAAAAGTACATTGGAAAAATTTAGAAAGAGTCCAAATGCccaaattcaaaaaatacttGGAATAAGTTTCGAGTCACTAGACCATACTACAAGGGAGGTGTTTCTAgatattgcatgtttctttacgGGTGCCAACATAGAATACGTCCTGAAAATACTGGAGGAATGTGGATTTTTTCCAGATATTGCTATCAATATTCTTGTTCAAAGGTCTCTCGTGAAAATTGATTATCCCAATTTGAGGATGCATGATCTTATTGGAGATATGGGAAGGGAGATTGTTCGTCAAGAGTCACGTCATCCAGGAAAACGTAGTAGATTGTGGTCTCATGGAGACGTTTTGAAAGTACTAAAAAACTATACG ggaTCGGAAGTACTGGAGGGTCTCAGCCTAAAGCCGCCCATACATGATCAAGACCAAGTCATATCTTTGGAATCTAAAGCATTTGCAAAcatgaagaatttgagattGCTTCAAATCAAGggtgtaaaaaatttaaaactcgaAGGATGCGTTGAGCATCTTTCCAAAGAGCTAAGATGGATTTGCTGGCATAGCTGTCCCCTGAGATTTCTTCCGCCAAGACTTCATCTTGAAAATCTTGTTGTGCTTGACATGCAGTATAGCAAAATCAAACAAGTCTGGAAGCTAGAGAATAAT ATACTCAACAAATTGAAAGTTCTAAATCTCAGTTTTTGTGAAGATCTCACTAAATCACCAAACTTCTTACAAGTCCCAAATCTAGAGGAACTAATACTTGAAGGTTGCACAGGCTTAGTAGAGCTGCATGACTCAATTGGATATCTAAAAGGACTTGTTTTGCTGAATTTGAATGGATGCAATAGCCTTATGAGTCTTCCGGAAAGCATTTCTAACTTAAAATCTCTCAAAATTTTTCACATGGGTCGCTGCTTCAATATGTGGAACTTTGCAGATAGAACTACTATTAACGTACCAAATAGATCATGGAATCTCAGAAATTTCCTAAGGGCTTCCCTTCATGTTTTTAGGTCTTTGGTAAAAATAGGTCTTAGTAATAGCAATTTCTTGGAAGATGACTTTCCCATTAATTTTGGGGACTTATCTTCACTCCAAGATTTGGATTTATCTGTCAACAATTTTCGTGATCTCCCTCATAGCATCTGTCACCTTCCCAAATTAGCCCGTTTAAATTTAGCTGAGTCTAGATCCATTCGCTCAATTTCAACTCTCCCTGCAAATTTAAGGATCTTATTTGCATTTGGTTGCGAATCACTGGAAAGAATCTCAATTTCAGAGTCACGATTGGATGCACTTGTACTTGCGAACTGCTACAAACTAGTTGACATTCAAGGCTTTGAGAATTTGGGATTTACAATAGCGGTTAGCTTGGAAGGGTGCTTCAAACAAGAAGAAGATATTGATTTTGTGAAGAGTCTACTTGAGCTCCAG TGGAAGTGGCCGTCTATGATTGAGAGGCGTCAGATATACATGTATGGTGACGAGATTCCCAATTGGTTCAGTCATAAGAGAAAAGGGTCTTCCATATCCTTTCGTATACCTTTACTTTCAGATCAGGACGGAGTGATTAATGGATTAGTATTTGGAGTTGTTTGTACAAATAAGAATAGTCTGCACGCATGGTACGGTGAAATTAGCGTGGTATTCCATAATAAAACAAAAGGCCACAAACAAGTTATTGATCGAATATTCTATTACAAGATAGGGTCTGTGGATCATTTACTTTTGCTTCAGGTGGGAGTGGGTGGAGGTAGTAAAATCCCATATGGTCAGGAGATGACAAATGGGGAGGAAATCGAGGTGTCCTTCGAGTTCGAGTGTTCACAGGCGCTAGAGTACTTTGGAGTGAAGGAGTGTGGAGTTCATTTCCTGATTATTCAGCGTG AGGAGGAGGCCGGTTCGATGGTCATGtacagtgaaaagaaaaagaaaatgatggaagaCGATCTGATGCAGGACTCTCCTGTTACGAAGTTTACAAGACACAGACCTCATAATCGGCCGGTGGTCTGGGAATACGACGGGATCTTTGCTTTTGTGTCCTATATAGAACGAAACACAAGTACTCTTGCTCTTGTGTTAGACCCTCTAGAAAAGTTGCCCCGGGACAAGCCTCGACACACTCACTGA
- the LOC122291682 gene encoding disease resistance protein RUN1-like isoform X2, with protein sequence MEGQTAPTRGSSLKRKLDPGFQNQNNHQKVLVIGDHMSKDVLSSTKPCSNHWDYEVFLSFRGADTRKNFTDHLYFALVRTGIRTFCDDYELPRGENISKELINGIHRSRISLVIFSKDYASSSWCLDELVQILHCKRTMNHIFIPIFYHVNPSDMRKQSGTFAETFTRLEERFQEDMERVQRWRAAFTEAADCSGFDLQSDANGYEASFIGKIVEQVLYKLNPIRLNVVRHPVGIDFHVEELKNLLQLGTSTTTELLIMGMYGMGGIGKTTLAKAVYNHICDGFEGSSCLLNVREVSEQSNGLIQLQEQLLFDILKVKILLIGNVDKGISLIKQRLHRKRVLVVLDDVDRLDQIHALAKNGEWLFGPGSRVIITTRDEHLLVKLGVNYSYKVENMNHSDSLELFSWHAFNMPHPEENFREISIAAVDYVGGLPLGLEVLGSDLRGRSIIKWKSTLEKFRKSPNAQIQKILGISFESLDHTTREVFLDIACFFTGANIEYVLKILEECGFFPDIAINILVQRSLVKIDYPNLRMHDLIGDMGREIVRQESRHPGKRSRLWSHGDVLKVLKNYTGSEVLEGLSLKPPIHDQDQVISLESKAFANMKNLRLLQIKGVKNLKLEGCVEHLSKELRWICWHSCPLRFLPPRLHLENLVVLDMQYSKIKQVWKLENNILNKLKVLNLSFCEDLTKSPNFLQVPNLEELILEGCTGLVELHDSIGYLKGLVLLNLNGCNSLMSLPESISNLKSLKIFHMGRCFNMWNFADRTTINVPNRSWNLRNFLRASLHVFRSLVKIGLSNSNFLEDDFPINFGDLSSLQDLDLSVNNFRDLPHSICHLPKLARLNLAESRSIRSISTLPANLRILFAFGCESLERISISESRLDALVLANCYKLVDIQGFENLGFTIAVSLEGCFKQEEDIDFVKSLLELQRRRPVRWSCTVKRKRK encoded by the exons ATGGAGGGCCAAACCGCCCCAACGAGAGGAAGCAGCTTGAAGCGTAAGCTGGATCCAGGAttccaaaaccaaaacaacCATCAAAAGGTTCTCGTTATCGGAGACCATATGAGCAAAGATG tGCTATCATCTACCAAACCTTGTTCGAACCATTGGGATTACGAGGTTTTCCTAAGTTTTAGAGGTGCAGACACTCGTAAGAATTTTACCGATCACCTCTATTTTGCCTTGGTGCGAACTGGAATTCGGACATTTTGTGATGATTATGAGCTTCCAAGAGGGGAGAATATATCCAAGGAACTAATCAATGGGATCCATCGGTCAAGAATTTCCCTCGTAATTTTCTCCAAAGATTATGCCTCTTCTAGTTGGTGCCTCGATGAGCTTGTTCAGATCCTTCATTGTAAAAGAACCATGAACCACATTTTTATCccaatattttatcatgtaaATCCCTCTGATATGCGAAAGCAATCTGGGACTTTTGCCGAAACATTTACTAGACTTGAAGAGAGATTTCAGGAAGATATGGAAAGGGTGCAACGATGGAGAGCAGCATTCACTGAAGCTGCGGATTGTTCTGGCTTCGACCTCCAGAGCGATGCGAATGG GTATGAAGCAAGTTTCATTGGGAAGATTGTTGAACAAGTTTTGTATAAATTGAACCCCATTCGCTTGAATGTTGTCAGGCACCCAGTAGGAATAGATTTTCATGTCGAGGAGCTGAAAAATTTATTACAACTAGGAACAAGTACTACTACTGAACTTCTCATCATGGGTATGTATGGGATGGGTGGAATTGGTAAGACAACCTTAGCTAAAGCTGTCTATAACCATATATGCGACGGTTTTGAAGGAAGTAGTTGTCTTTTAAATGTTAGAGAAGTTTCAGAACAATCCAATGGTCTAATTCAGTTACAAGAACAACTTCTTTTTGATATCTTGAAAGTGAAAATCTTGCTGATTGGTAATGTTGACAAAGGAATCAGTTTGATTAAACAAAGACTTCACCGAAAAAGAGTTCTTGTtgttcttgatgatgtggatcGGCTCGATCAAATACATGCGTTAGCCAAAAATGGTGAATGGCTTTTTGGTCCTGGAAGTAGAGTCATTATAACAACTAGAGATGAACATTTGCTGGTTAAACTAGGAGTAAATTACTCCTACAAAGTTGAAAATATGAATCATTCGGATTCTCTTGAGCTTTTTAGTTGGCATGCCTTCAACATGCCCCATCCAGAAGAAAACTTTCGTGAGATTTCCATTGCTGCAGTGGATTATGTTGGCGGGCTTCCATTAGGACTAGAAGTTTTGGGTTCTGATCTGCGGGGAAGAAGCATTATTAAATGGAAAAGTACATTGGAAAAATTTAGAAAGAGTCCAAATGCccaaattcaaaaaatacttGGAATAAGTTTCGAGTCACTAGACCATACTACAAGGGAGGTGTTTCTAgatattgcatgtttctttacgGGTGCCAACATAGAATACGTCCTGAAAATACTGGAGGAATGTGGATTTTTTCCAGATATTGCTATCAATATTCTTGTTCAAAGGTCTCTCGTGAAAATTGATTATCCCAATTTGAGGATGCATGATCTTATTGGAGATATGGGAAGGGAGATTGTTCGTCAAGAGTCACGTCATCCAGGAAAACGTAGTAGATTGTGGTCTCATGGAGACGTTTTGAAAGTACTAAAAAACTATACG ggaTCGGAAGTACTGGAGGGTCTCAGCCTAAAGCCGCCCATACATGATCAAGACCAAGTCATATCTTTGGAATCTAAAGCATTTGCAAAcatgaagaatttgagattGCTTCAAATCAAGggtgtaaaaaatttaaaactcgaAGGATGCGTTGAGCATCTTTCCAAAGAGCTAAGATGGATTTGCTGGCATAGCTGTCCCCTGAGATTTCTTCCGCCAAGACTTCATCTTGAAAATCTTGTTGTGCTTGACATGCAGTATAGCAAAATCAAACAAGTCTGGAAGCTAGAGAATAAT ATACTCAACAAATTGAAAGTTCTAAATCTCAGTTTTTGTGAAGATCTCACTAAATCACCAAACTTCTTACAAGTCCCAAATCTAGAGGAACTAATACTTGAAGGTTGCACAGGCTTAGTAGAGCTGCATGACTCAATTGGATATCTAAAAGGACTTGTTTTGCTGAATTTGAATGGATGCAATAGCCTTATGAGTCTTCCGGAAAGCATTTCTAACTTAAAATCTCTCAAAATTTTTCACATGGGTCGCTGCTTCAATATGTGGAACTTTGCAGATAGAACTACTATTAACGTACCAAATAGATCATGGAATCTCAGAAATTTCCTAAGGGCTTCCCTTCATGTTTTTAGGTCTTTGGTAAAAATAGGTCTTAGTAATAGCAATTTCTTGGAAGATGACTTTCCCATTAATTTTGGGGACTTATCTTCACTCCAAGATTTGGATTTATCTGTCAACAATTTTCGTGATCTCCCTCATAGCATCTGTCACCTTCCCAAATTAGCCCGTTTAAATTTAGCTGAGTCTAGATCCATTCGCTCAATTTCAACTCTCCCTGCAAATTTAAGGATCTTATTTGCATTTGGTTGCGAATCACTGGAAAGAATCTCAATTTCAGAGTCACGATTGGATGCACTTGTACTTGCGAACTGCTACAAACTAGTTGACATTCAAGGCTTTGAGAATTTGGGATTTACAATAGCGGTTAGCTTGGAAGGGTGCTTCAAACAAGAAGAAGATATTGATTTTGTGAAGAGTCTACTTGAGCTCCAG AGGAGGAGGCCGGTTCGATGGTCATGtacagtgaaaagaaaaagaaaatga